In the Euphorbia lathyris chromosome 5, ddEupLath1.1, whole genome shotgun sequence genome, one interval contains:
- the LOC136230969 gene encoding uncharacterized protein, whose translation MSMPIATLSPPTFKFPSISRLALRNRNQTISFCPPQLKNETLNPKLTQKGFGIFYSRKLGFCLNAAEDGKGVGDNNVEDDAERLARGDSTMPDRFRYLTEEAPDPPIRWPWFVALGFLLYAWRAVFYELGNWKKAALAVVSFVGYLLKLLLAIIFHFIGDPITSTIRSVETLIYAVQSYYSWIIHYAAIPELSTIIVFASIILAIGEAAVPNSISSQRYLLTVSGLIGYAAVANYISEPGFWTLLFGLYGFSRLIKRRDDVTSALPAAAVLAAIGEPWIRVVVIFSYLTLAITHYSRKLSEGNTEEVEGVTTDQRVPVPLLCAGLAIGIRLAANWAGYRHLTWMIT comes from the exons ATGTCGATGCCAATCGCCACTCTCTCTCCACCCACCTTCAAATTCCCATCAATTTCTCGTCTCGCCCTCCGAAATCGCAATCAAACCATTTCATTTTGCCCTCCGCAGCTTAAAAACGAAACATTAAACCCCAAACTCACCCAGAAAGGATTTGGGATTTTCTACTCTAGAAAACTAGGGTTTTGCCTGAATGCAGCAGAGGATGGAAAAGGAGTGGGCGATAATAATGTTGAAGATGATGCTGAAAGGTTAGCTCGGGGAGATAGTACTATGCCTGATAGGTTCAGGTACTTGACCGAAGAAGCTCCTGATCCTCCGATTAGATGGCCATGGTTTGTGG CATTAGGCTTCCTTTTGTATGCTTGGCGAGCCGTCTTCTACGAGCTAGGCAACTGGAAAAAGGCAGCACTTGCAGTTGTTAGTTTCGTGGGATACCTTCTGAAACTTTTATTGGCAATCATATTCCATTTCATCGGAGATCCGATCACTTCTACAATCAGATCCGTAGAGACTCTGATTTACGCAGTCCAATCGTACTATTCATGGATAATCCATTATGCTGCTATACCAGAACTATCAACAATAATCGTGTTTGCATCAATAATTCTTGCCATCGGCGAAGCTGCAGTTCCAAACTCCATTTCAAGCCAACGCTATCTTCTCACAGTATCTGGCCTAATTGGCTATGCAGCAGTAGCAAACTACATCTCTGAACCGGGATTCTGGACTCTTCTTTTCGGTTTGTATGGTTTCTCACGGTTAATTAAAAGGCGAGATGATGTTACGTCTGCTCTCCCTGCTGCTGCTGTACTTGCTGCCATTGGAGAACCCTGGATTAGAGTTGTGGTTATTTTTTCTTATCTAACTCTAGCTATAACACACTATTCAAGGAAGCTTTCCGAAGGGAATACGGAAGAAGTTGAAGGTGTAACAACAGATCAGAGAGTTCCGGTACCGTTGTTATGTGCAGGTTTAGCTATTGGAATTCGTTTGGCTGCGAATTGGGCTGGGTATCGGCACTTGACATGGATGATAACGTAG